One part of the Tenacibaculum sp. 190130A14a genome encodes these proteins:
- the sufB gene encoding Fe-S cluster assembly protein SufB: MSKYTEDDLREELKTKEYEYGFYTDIEADKFPAGLNEDIVRAISKKKNEPEWMTEWRLEAFRIWQQMEEPEWANVKYEKPDFQAISYYSAPKQKPKLNSLDEVDPEMLATFEKLGISLEEQKRLANVAVDIVMDSVSVATTFKETLAEKGIIFMPISEAIQEHPELVKKYIGSVVPPTDNFYAALNSAVFSDGSFCYIPKGVRCPMELSTYFRINEGGTGQFERTLVVADESSYVSYLEGCTAPQRDENQLHAAVVELIAMDDAEIKYSTVQNWFPGDASGKGGVFNFVTKRGLCETNAKISWTQVETGSAVTWKYPSCVLKGNNSVGEFYSIAVTNNFQQADTGTKMIHLGKNTKSTIISKGISAGKSQNSYRGLVQIGSRAENARNFSQCDSLLMGNECGAHTFPYIEAKNKSAQIEHEATTSKIGEDQLFYCNQRGIDTEKAIALIVNGFSKEVLNKLPMEFAVEAQKLLEISLEGSVG; the protein is encoded by the coding sequence ATGAGTAAATATACTGAAGACGATTTAAGAGAAGAATTAAAAACCAAAGAATACGAATATGGTTTTTATACAGATATTGAAGCAGATAAATTTCCAGCGGGTTTAAATGAAGATATCGTTCGCGCAATTTCTAAAAAGAAAAATGAGCCCGAATGGATGACTGAATGGCGTTTAGAAGCATTTAGAATTTGGCAACAAATGGAAGAACCAGAATGGGCTAATGTAAAATATGAGAAGCCAGATTTTCAAGCTATTTCTTACTATTCTGCTCCTAAACAAAAACCAAAACTAAACTCTTTAGACGAAGTTGATCCAGAAATGTTGGCAACTTTTGAAAAGTTAGGTATTTCTTTAGAAGAACAAAAACGTTTAGCTAATGTTGCTGTGGATATTGTAATGGATTCTGTTTCTGTTGCAACCACATTTAAAGAAACTTTAGCCGAAAAGGGTATTATATTCATGCCTATTTCTGAAGCAATTCAAGAACACCCTGAATTAGTTAAGAAATATATAGGTTCTGTAGTTCCACCAACTGATAATTTTTATGCAGCCTTAAATTCAGCAGTATTTTCAGATGGATCTTTCTGCTATATTCCAAAAGGTGTTCGTTGTCCTATGGAATTATCTACGTACTTCCGTATTAACGAAGGAGGAACAGGTCAATTTGAGCGTACCTTAGTAGTTGCAGATGAAAGCAGTTATGTATCTTACTTAGAAGGATGTACTGCTCCTCAACGTGATGAAAATCAATTACACGCAGCAGTAGTAGAATTAATTGCAATGGATGATGCCGAGATAAAATATTCTACCGTACAAAATTGGTTCCCTGGAGATGCATCTGGAAAAGGAGGAGTTTTCAATTTTGTTACCAAAAGAGGTTTATGCGAAACAAATGCTAAAATTTCTTGGACACAGGTAGAAACAGGATCAGCTGTAACATGGAAATACCCGAGTTGTGTATTAAAAGGAAATAATTCGGTTGGAGAATTCTATTCCATTGCAGTAACTAACAATTTCCAACAAGCTGATACAGGTACAAAAATGATTCACTTAGGAAAGAATACTAAATCTACCATTATTTCTAAGGGAATTTCTGCAGGAAAATCGCAAAATAGCTATAGAGGTTTAGTACAAATAGGTTCTAGAGCCGAAAATGCGCGTAACTTCTCTCAATGTGATAGTTTATTAATGGGTAATGAATGTGGCGCACATACTTTCCCATACATTGAAGCTAAAAATAAATCGGCTCAAATAGAGCACGAAGCTACTACAAGTAAAATTGGAGAAGACCAATTATTCTACTGTAATCAAAGAGGTATTGATACTGAAAAAGCCATTGCGTTAATTGTAAACGGATTTAGCAAAGAGGTATTAAATAAATTACCAATGGAGTTTGCTGTAGAAGCTCAAAAATTATTAGAAATTAGTTTAGAAGGTTCTGTTGGTTAA
- a CDS encoding iron-sulfur cluster assembly accessory protein yields MIKVSDTAKKKVIELMTDDGFNATTDYVRVGVKSGGCSGLSYDLNFDKQQQENDKMFEDNGVKIVVDKKSFLYLVGTTLEYSGGLNGKGFVFNNPNANRTCGCGESFSL; encoded by the coding sequence ATGATAAAAGTTTCAGATACAGCTAAAAAGAAAGTTATTGAGTTAATGACTGATGATGGATTTAACGCCACTACCGATTATGTTCGTGTTGGTGTTAAAAGTGGTGGATGTTCAGGATTATCATACGACTTAAACTTTGACAAACAACAACAAGAAAACGATAAAATGTTTGAAGATAACGGTGTGAAAATCGTTGTTGACAAAAAAAGCTTCCTATACCTTGTAGGTACTACACTAGAATACTCTGGAGGTTTAAACGGGAAAGGATTTGTTTTTAACAATCCTAACGCCAATAGAACCTGTGGTTGTGGAGAAAGTTTCTCACTATAA
- a CDS encoding cytochrome-c peroxidase: MFRKCIHLIVFLLLLSCSSKEEEPVYTPKPATLNIPQLFQQKIITPVIPSNNPLTEEGIALGKKLFFDKKLSKDNSQSCASCHDPKRAFTDNTRFSEGVDGNFGSRNSMPLFNLAWNFDERFAWDGKELSLERQAFEPVRNPIEMHSKWQVVAQKLQQDPEYPTLFEQAFGTAKIDSSLVTKAIAQFERTLISGNSKFDQFLLGNATLTPEEKNGFDVFMDETRGDCFHCHGSNNNPLWTDNKFHNNGLDTTFSDLGLGKVTGDPNDNGKFRTPSLRNLIFTAPYMHDGRFATLEEVINHYSEGLKPSPTVDPLMKKVNDGGVKLTDKDKADLKSFLLTLSDNDFVNNKEFQE, translated from the coding sequence ATGTTTAGAAAATGTATACACTTAATCGTTTTTCTTCTTTTGCTGAGTTGTTCATCAAAAGAAGAAGAGCCTGTGTATACCCCTAAGCCAGCAACTCTCAATATTCCTCAATTATTTCAACAAAAAATAATTACTCCAGTAATACCTTCCAACAATCCCTTGACAGAAGAGGGTATTGCACTCGGAAAAAAATTGTTTTTTGATAAGAAACTATCTAAAGACAATAGCCAATCTTGTGCGAGTTGTCACGACCCAAAAAGAGCTTTTACAGATAACACTCGTTTTAGTGAAGGAGTTGACGGTAATTTTGGTTCGAGAAACTCCATGCCTCTCTTTAATTTGGCGTGGAATTTTGATGAACGCTTTGCTTGGGACGGAAAAGAATTAAGCTTGGAGAGACAAGCTTTCGAGCCTGTTAGAAACCCTATTGAAATGCACAGTAAATGGCAAGTAGTGGCTCAAAAATTACAACAAGACCCAGAATACCCTACATTATTTGAGCAAGCCTTTGGCACTGCTAAAATAGACTCAAGTTTAGTTACCAAAGCTATTGCTCAGTTTGAAAGAACATTAATTTCTGGAAATTCAAAATTTGATCAATTTTTACTTGGTAATGCAACACTAACTCCAGAAGAAAAAAACGGGTTTGATGTTTTTATGGATGAAACAAGAGGTGATTGTTTTCATTGTCACGGAAGTAACAACAACCCACTTTGGACAGATAACAAATTTCACAACAACGGATTGGACACAACCTTTTCTGATTTAGGTTTAGGAAAAGTAACCGGTGACCCTAATGATAATGGAAAATTTAGAACACCTTCTCTTCGCAACTTAATTTTTACAGCTCCATACATGCACGATGGAAGATTTGCTACTTTGGAGGAAGTTATCAATCATTATTCTGAAGGCTTGAAACCATCTCCAACCGTAGATCCTTTAATGAAAAAAGTGAACGACGGAGGCGTAAAATTAACAGATAAAGACAAAGCAGATTTAAAATCTTTCCTTTTAACACTCTCGGATAACGACTTTGTTAACAACAAAGAATTTCAAGAGTAA
- a CDS encoding MbnP family protein, whose amino-acid sequence MKKYLTLLFSLCVLLSCSSDNDELIKEITVSLKFTQNWDGTSFTKTDLSKTEYTNKLGTKLSIDRLRYLISRVALMDGKGNVTLFDGYKLVDVSEDESLTFKLPKKVSEGSYQLSFVFGFNNEDNKDGEYADLNTTLWDVPAMLGGGYHFMQMDGKYKDASFNQANFNYHAIKAYNTATKETEDTFFTVDLGSINISNNATIEVKMNIAEWFKNPNDWDLNVLNTMLMPNFDAQKQMHANGKSGVFSLGTITQ is encoded by the coding sequence ATGAAGAAATACCTAACACTATTATTTAGTTTATGTGTACTACTCTCATGTAGCTCAGATAATGATGAATTAATCAAAGAAATAACTGTAAGCTTAAAGTTTACTCAAAATTGGGATGGTACAAGCTTTACAAAAACAGATCTAAGCAAAACAGAGTATACAAACAAACTGGGAACTAAATTAAGTATTGACAGGTTACGTTACTTAATTTCTAGAGTAGCTTTAATGGATGGAAAAGGAAATGTTACTCTTTTTGATGGTTATAAACTCGTAGATGTTAGTGAAGATGAAAGCCTTACGTTTAAGTTACCTAAAAAGGTATCTGAAGGATCATATCAATTAAGTTTTGTTTTTGGATTTAATAATGAGGACAATAAAGATGGTGAATATGCTGATCTCAACACAACATTATGGGATGTTCCAGCAATGTTAGGAGGTGGTTATCATTTTATGCAAATGGATGGTAAGTACAAAGATGCTAGCTTTAATCAAGCTAATTTCAACTACCATGCTATTAAAGCCTACAATACTGCTACCAAAGAAACAGAAGACACTTTTTTCACGGTAGATTTAGGCTCTATAAACATTTCAAACAACGCCACTATTGAAGTTAAAATGAACATAGCTGAATGGTTTAAAAACCCTAACGACTGGGATTTAAACGTATTAAACACCATGCTAATGCCAAATTTTGATGCTCAAAAACAAATGCATGCTAATGGTAAAAGTGGAGTATTTAGCTTAGGAACCATAACACAATAA
- a CDS encoding choice-of-anchor B family protein codes for MNYLKTLNYVFIICLIFSCSPTENADTDRDKDGIVNVQDNCPDTANPDQADNDKDGIGDICDDDDDNDGVKDINDNCPLTANPDQKDTDNDGMGDVCDTTAPPPVTKNFVKCESGIAGIYPCNNYDLLMHLNLSDLNTTFVNDSWGWTDPTNDKEYAIVGLRDGTAFIDISDTENPVYLGKLPSVNNIGSTWRDIKVYSDHAFIVSEASGHGMQVFDLTRLRNVSNPPATFTADKHFDEFGSAHNIVINEQSGYAYPVGTSKSGTYKGGPLFINIQDPKNPKSEGGWGTDNYSHDAQVVTYNGPDTDYTGKEILIGSNENEVVIVDITDKSNPKNLAKIAYSNVGYVHQGWFTEDQKYFILGDELDEQNFGGKTRTIVFDFTDLDAPTQHFIYNGPTDAIDHNGYVKNNTFYLANYAAGVRFIDITSIGSKSISEVGYFDTYPENNNASFNGVWNVYPYFKSGKIVVSDSNRGLFILKKQ; via the coding sequence ATGAATTACCTTAAAACCTTAAATTACGTTTTCATTATCTGTTTAATTTTCTCTTGTTCTCCAACAGAGAATGCAGATACCGATAGAGATAAAGATGGCATTGTAAATGTTCAAGACAATTGCCCAGATACTGCAAATCCTGATCAGGCTGACAACGATAAAGATGGTATCGGAGATATCTGTGATGATGATGATGATAATGATGGTGTTAAAGATATAAATGACAATTGTCCGTTAACTGCAAATCCTGACCAAAAAGACACCGACAATGACGGAATGGGAGATGTTTGTGACACAACAGCCCCTCCTCCAGTAACAAAAAACTTTGTAAAATGTGAATCTGGTATAGCTGGAATATATCCATGTAACAATTATGACTTATTAATGCATCTTAACTTATCTGACTTAAACACCACCTTTGTTAATGATTCTTGGGGATGGACCGATCCAACTAATGATAAAGAGTATGCTATCGTAGGGTTAAGAGATGGAACCGCTTTTATTGATATTAGCGACACTGAAAACCCAGTATATTTAGGAAAACTTCCTAGTGTAAATAATATTGGAAGTACTTGGAGAGACATTAAGGTTTACAGTGACCATGCTTTTATTGTAAGTGAAGCATCTGGACATGGTATGCAAGTATTCGATTTGACAAGATTAAGAAATGTAAGTAATCCTCCAGCAACATTTACTGCAGACAAACATTTTGACGAGTTTGGAAGTGCCCATAATATTGTAATCAATGAGCAATCAGGATATGCCTATCCTGTTGGAACTAGTAAAAGTGGCACATACAAAGGAGGACCACTGTTTATCAACATACAAGACCCTAAAAATCCAAAAAGTGAAGGAGGATGGGGTACTGACAACTATAGCCATGATGCTCAAGTGGTAACTTACAACGGACCAGACACAGATTATACGGGTAAGGAAATATTAATTGGAAGTAATGAAAACGAGGTTGTTATTGTAGACATTACCGATAAATCTAACCCTAAGAATTTAGCCAAAATTGCTTATTCAAATGTGGGATATGTACATCAAGGTTGGTTTACAGAAGATCAAAAATATTTTATTTTAGGAGATGAGTTGGATGAACAAAATTTTGGAGGTAAAACAAGAACAATCGTTTTTGACTTTACCGACTTAGATGCTCCAACACAACACTTCATTTATAATGGTCCTACTGACGCTATTGACCATAATGGATATGTTAAAAACAATACTTTTTATTTAGCCAACTATGCAGCGGGAGTGCGATTTATTGATATTACAAGTATTGGAAGTAAAAGTATTTCAGAGGTTGGATATTTTGACACTTATCCAGAAAACAACAATGCTAGCTTTAATGGTGTTTGGAATGTTTACCCTTATTTTAAAAGTGGAAAAATTGTAGTAAGCGATTCAAATAGAGGTTTATTCATCTTAAAAAAACAATAA
- the thiL gene encoding thiamine-phosphate kinase, giving the protein MLEDKNQERTSLAELGEFGLINHLTKHFKLHHSTTTKGIGDDAAVISTEGDELLVTTDLLVEGIHFDLSYMPLKHLGYKAVMVNLSDVYAMNGQAKQITVSIAVSNRFPLEALEALYAGIQLACDTYKVDLIGGDTTSSTKGMLISVTALGTAKKEEIVYRDGAKPTDLIVVTGDLGGAYLGLQVLEREKQVFQVNPQSQPDLDKYTYIIERQLKPEARKDIPELLKELEVKPTSMIDISDGLSSEIMHICTQSKVGCKLYEEKLPLDPQVISTCEEFDLDSTMIALSGGEDYELLFTVSLSDYDKIKGNPNLTVIGHIAEENEGMNLVTRANQELALKAQGWNSFKGGEE; this is encoded by the coding sequence ATGTTAGAAGATAAAAATCAAGAAAGAACATCGTTAGCTGAACTTGGGGAGTTTGGTTTAATTAATCATTTAACCAAACATTTTAAGTTACATCATTCAACAACAACTAAAGGAATTGGAGACGATGCAGCTGTTATTAGTACAGAAGGAGATGAATTATTAGTAACAACCGATTTATTAGTAGAAGGAATACATTTTGATTTAAGTTACATGCCTCTAAAACATTTAGGATATAAGGCTGTAATGGTAAATTTATCAGATGTATATGCTATGAATGGTCAAGCGAAACAAATAACAGTTTCAATTGCTGTTTCAAATCGTTTTCCTCTAGAAGCATTGGAAGCATTGTATGCAGGAATTCAATTAGCTTGTGATACTTATAAAGTTGATTTGATTGGTGGAGATACTACTTCTTCAACAAAAGGGATGTTGATTTCGGTAACCGCTTTAGGAACTGCTAAAAAGGAAGAAATAGTTTATAGAGATGGAGCAAAACCAACCGATTTAATTGTAGTTACTGGAGATTTAGGAGGAGCTTATTTAGGGTTACAGGTTTTAGAAAGAGAAAAACAAGTTTTTCAAGTAAATCCACAAAGCCAACCAGATTTAGATAAATACACGTATATCATAGAAAGGCAATTAAAGCCAGAAGCGAGAAAAGATATTCCTGAGCTTTTAAAAGAATTAGAGGTAAAGCCAACATCGATGATTGATATCTCCGACGGATTGTCTTCTGAAATTATGCATATCTGTACACAGAGTAAAGTAGGTTGTAAATTATATGAGGAGAAACTTCCATTAGATCCACAGGTAATTTCAACTTGTGAAGAGTTTGATTTAGACTCAACCATGATTGCTTTGAGTGGAGGCGAGGATTATGAATTGTTGTTTACGGTTTCTTTATCTGATTATGATAAAATAAAAGGAAATCCAAATTTAACAGTAATTGGTCATATTGCTGAAGAAAATGAAGGAATGAACCTAGTTACTAGAGCGAATCAAGAATTGGCATTAAAAGCGCAAGGTTGGAATTCTTTTAAAGGAGGAGAAGAATAG
- the lysM gene encoding peptidoglycan-binding protein LysM, protein MGIFSFIKNAGAKVFGIGKTTEEEAADKSAKLRDAISTLELEVNDLGIVVNDDKVTLSGEAADLATKEKVVLVVGNTEGIAEVEDNMTVAEVEEIEEAAMAQFHTVERGDSLSKIAKAFYGDAMKYPVIFEANKPMLTHPDKIYPGQVLRIPPLVD, encoded by the coding sequence ATGGGAATTTTTTCATTTATCAAAAACGCCGGAGCTAAAGTTTTCGGAATTGGAAAAACAACTGAAGAAGAAGCAGCTGATAAGTCAGCAAAATTAAGAGATGCAATTTCTACTTTAGAATTGGAAGTAAATGATCTTGGAATTGTTGTAAACGATGATAAAGTAACACTGTCTGGAGAAGCTGCAGATTTAGCAACTAAAGAAAAAGTAGTTTTAGTTGTTGGGAATACAGAAGGTATTGCAGAGGTTGAAGATAATATGACTGTTGCAGAAGTTGAAGAAATTGAAGAAGCAGCAATGGCACAGTTTCATACTGTAGAAAGAGGTGATTCTTTAAGTAAAATAGCAAAAGCGTTTTATGGAGACGCTATGAAATATCCAGTAATTTTTGAAGCGAATAAGCCTATGTTAACACATCCAGATAAAATCTATCCTGGACAGGTTTTAAGAATACCACCATTAGTGGACTAA
- a CDS encoding DMT family transporter, producing MNARVLALVAVSIATVIYGITFTVAKEVMPLYIKPFGFILLRVGGAAFVFWLLGILIRAPKIDKKDYKFIAVAAFFGVGLNMLTFFKGLSYTTPISAAVMMVTTPILVLVFSSIYLREKLHSKKVLGVVIGLIGAVVLIVYGNTAEAQGSNVMLGNFLVFINAASYAVYLVITKKLIAKYHPIQFVKWLYLFGLCFVVPFGYSELSEVHWVSMPISIYLKAGFVVVFTTCVTYLFNLFALSKLKPTTVSVFIYLQPVVATIYALFVGSDQLNLVKIIATIFIFLGVFLVTTQKSSTSNK from the coding sequence ATGAACGCAAGAGTTTTAGCATTGGTGGCAGTTTCTATTGCTACCGTTATATATGGAATAACCTTTACGGTAGCCAAAGAGGTAATGCCTCTATATATTAAGCCATTTGGATTTATATTACTAAGAGTAGGAGGGGCTGCTTTTGTTTTTTGGTTATTAGGAATACTTATTAGAGCTCCAAAAATCGACAAGAAAGATTATAAGTTTATTGCAGTAGCAGCTTTTTTTGGAGTAGGGTTGAATATGTTAACCTTTTTCAAGGGGTTGAGTTACACAACACCAATTAGTGCTGCTGTAATGATGGTAACCACACCGATTTTGGTATTGGTTTTTTCTTCTATTTATCTAAGAGAAAAATTACATTCGAAGAAAGTATTAGGAGTAGTTATAGGGCTCATTGGGGCAGTCGTTTTAATTGTTTACGGAAATACTGCAGAAGCTCAAGGAAGCAATGTAATGTTGGGAAATTTTTTGGTTTTTATTAATGCAGCATCCTATGCCGTTTATCTCGTTATTACTAAAAAACTAATTGCCAAATATCATCCTATTCAGTTTGTGAAATGGTTGTACTTGTTTGGGTTGTGTTTTGTAGTACCATTTGGGTATTCTGAACTGTCTGAAGTGCATTGGGTTAGTATGCCTATTAGTATTTATTTAAAAGCAGGTTTTGTGGTAGTTTTTACTACATGTGTTACATATTTGTTTAATCTATTTGCACTTTCTAAATTAAAACCAACAACGGTAAGTGTTTTTATTTATTTACAACCTGTAGTAGCTACTATATATGCTTTATTTGTAGGAAGTGATCAATTGAATTTAGTGAAAATTATAGCTACCATTTTTATTTTTTTAGGAGTGTTTTTAGTAACCACACAAAAGTCTTCTACCTCCAATAAATAA
- a CDS encoding YicC/YloC family endoribonuclease, whose translation MIQSMTGYGKSVLQLPTKKVTIEIKSLNSKNLDLNVRIPSYYKEKELEVRKKIAKGLVRGKVDFSIYVEMTADETSTTINKGVVKEYMQQLKNVLFVGSQDDVELLKMAVRMPDALKTEREELNEDEWNQIEANISTALKEIIQYRTDEAASLEIDFKERIANIKTALEEVKKLDEERIEHVKARLEKALSEIEVEVDKNRFEQELIYYLEKLDINEEKVRLANHLEYFLQELGSDTSNGKKLGFIVQEIGREINTTGSKANYAPIQKLVIQMKDELEKIKEQILNVL comes from the coding sequence ATGATACAATCCATGACGGGTTATGGTAAATCTGTATTACAGTTACCAACAAAAAAAGTTACCATAGAAATCAAATCGCTAAATAGTAAGAATTTAGATTTAAATGTTCGAATTCCTTCTTATTACAAGGAAAAAGAACTCGAAGTTCGAAAAAAAATAGCGAAAGGTTTAGTGAGAGGAAAAGTAGACTTTTCAATTTATGTAGAAATGACTGCTGATGAAACTTCAACAACTATTAATAAAGGAGTTGTAAAAGAATATATGCAGCAGTTAAAGAATGTACTTTTTGTTGGGTCTCAAGATGATGTGGAGTTGTTAAAAATGGCTGTAAGAATGCCAGACGCCTTAAAGACAGAAAGAGAGGAGTTAAATGAAGATGAGTGGAATCAAATAGAAGCAAATATTTCAACAGCACTCAAAGAGATTATTCAATACAGAACTGATGAGGCTGCTTCATTAGAAATTGATTTTAAGGAGCGAATTGCTAATATAAAGACAGCATTAGAAGAGGTAAAGAAATTAGATGAAGAACGTATCGAGCATGTAAAAGCTCGTTTGGAAAAAGCCTTATCTGAAATTGAAGTAGAAGTAGATAAAAATCGCTTTGAACAAGAGCTTATTTATTATTTAGAGAAATTGGATATCAACGAAGAAAAAGTTCGTTTAGCAAATCATCTAGAATATTTTTTACAGGAGTTAGGAAGTGATACTTCTAACGGAAAAAAACTTGGGTTTATAGTTCAAGAAATTGGAAGAGAGATTAATACTACTGGTTCTAAGGCTAATTATGCACCTATCCAGAAATTGGTAATTCAGATGAAGGACGAATTAGAAAAAATTAAAGAACAAATATTAAACGTATTATAA
- the gmk gene encoding guanylate kinase, translated as MAKDFQGKLFVFSAPSGSGKTTIVRHLLAQERFGLEFSISATSREPRSNEVDGVDYYFISAKDFKQKIKTDEFLEWEEVYMNNFYGTLKTEVERIWAQGKHVIFDIDVRGGLRIKEKFPEETLAVFVKPPDINELLRRLKSRGEESEEKIAARIAKAPIELATAPMFDKVIKNYDLEVALKEAEALVDDFLGLTTASKEEE; from the coding sequence ATGGCGAAAGATTTTCAAGGTAAATTATTTGTGTTTTCAGCACCTTCAGGTAGTGGTAAGACAACAATTGTACGTCATTTATTAGCACAAGAAAGATTTGGTTTAGAATTTTCAATTTCTGCAACTTCGAGAGAACCAAGAAGTAATGAAGTTGATGGTGTAGATTATTATTTTATTTCTGCTAAAGATTTTAAGCAAAAGATAAAAACAGATGAGTTTTTAGAGTGGGAAGAAGTTTATATGAATAACTTCTACGGAACATTAAAAACTGAGGTTGAACGTATTTGGGCACAAGGAAAGCATGTTATTTTTGATATAGATGTTAGAGGAGGTTTACGAATTAAAGAAAAGTTTCCAGAAGAAACTTTAGCGGTTTTTGTAAAACCACCAGATATTAATGAGTTATTGAGAAGATTAAAGAGCAGAGGAGAAGAAAGCGAGGAAAAAATAGCAGCAAGAATTGCAAAAGCACCAATAGAGTTAGCAACGGCTCCAATGTTTGATAAGGTTATTAAAAACTATGATTTGGAAGTTGCTTTAAAAGAAGCAGAAGCATTGGTAGATGATTTCTTAGGTTTAACAACAGCTTCAAAAGAAGAAGAGTAA
- the nadD gene encoding nicotinate (nicotinamide) nucleotide adenylyltransferase has product MKKIGLYFGTFNPIHVGHLIIANHMVENSDLDEIWMVVTPHNPFKKKSSLLDNHHRLEMVYLATENYDKIKPSDIEFKLPQPNYTINTLTHISEKFPDYNFSLIMGEDNLKGLHKWKNYEAILEDYQVYVYPRISEGIIETQFDNHLKITRVNAPIIEISSTIIRNGIKEEKNIQPLIDSRVWKYIDEMNFYKK; this is encoded by the coding sequence ATGAAAAAGATAGGGTTGTATTTTGGTACTTTTAATCCAATACATGTAGGGCACTTAATTATAGCTAATCACATGGTAGAAAACTCAGATTTAGATGAAATCTGGATGGTAGTTACTCCGCATAACCCTTTTAAAAAGAAAAGTTCTTTGTTAGATAATCACCATCGTTTAGAAATGGTGTATTTAGCAACAGAGAATTATGATAAAATTAAGCCTTCAGATATTGAGTTTAAGTTACCGCAACCTAATTATACTATAAATACCCTAACTCATATCTCAGAGAAATTTCCAGATTATAATTTCAGTTTAATTATGGGAGAAGATAATCTTAAGGGTCTTCATAAATGGAAAAATTATGAGGCAATTTTAGAAGATTATCAAGTATATGTATATCCTCGAATTTCTGAAGGGATTATCGAAACTCAATTTGATAATCATTTAAAAATAACAAGAGTCAATGCTCCTATAATTGAAATTTCTTCAACAATTATTCGAAATGGAATAAAAGAAGAAAAGAATATTCAACCCCTTATAGATTCTAGGGTTTGGAAATATATCGACGAAATGAATTTCTACAAAAAGTAA
- a CDS encoding RNA polymerase sigma factor, producing the protein MINEQEFIRELTNKRKQDKAFTKLLDLYQERLYWHIRKIVGTHENANDVLQNTFIRVYRSLGNFKQQSSLHTWMYRIAYNESIRFLESQKKRAYPSMNEVNDQYIEDLKADVFFDGDQAQLLLQRVLQELPERQRIVFQMKYFDDLKFKEVASITNIHESTVKTSYYAAVKYIENHITSVDFRQKINELLVNNE; encoded by the coding sequence TTGATTAACGAACAAGAATTTATTCGCGAATTAACAAATAAAAGAAAGCAAGATAAAGCCTTCACTAAATTGTTGGATTTATATCAAGAACGTTTATATTGGCATATTCGTAAGATTGTAGGTACGCATGAAAATGCAAATGATGTATTGCAAAATACATTTATTAGGGTGTATCGAAGTTTAGGTAATTTTAAGCAGCAAAGTTCATTACATACATGGATGTATCGAATAGCGTATAATGAATCTATTAGGTTTTTAGAATCTCAGAAAAAAAGAGCGTATCCTTCAATGAATGAGGTAAACGATCAGTACATTGAAGATTTAAAAGCAGATGTGTTTTTTGATGGGGATCAGGCACAGTTGTTGTTACAAAGAGTATTGCAAGAATTACCAGAAAGACAACGAATTGTATTTCAGATGAAATACTTTGATGATTTAAAATTTAAAGAAGTAGCAAGCATCACAAATATTCACGAATCAACGGTGAAAACTAGCTATTATGCTGCTGTAAAGTATATAGAAAATCATATTACATCAGTTGATTTTCGACAAAAAATAAATGAATTATTAGTGAATAACGAATAA